The proteins below are encoded in one region of Helianthus annuus cultivar XRQ/B chromosome 2, HanXRQr2.0-SUNRISE, whole genome shotgun sequence:
- the LOC110894067 gene encoding protein FAR1-RELATED SEQUENCE 4-like, with protein MTDGDGDITSGNMGVVDNRLISTPQRNTGVGDVNGGTLFPGQVHMSSHRATASMYPMTQHPSGLSSVDQVPDRYNLIFVPFTGVDNNKWCVTFGAGLLFCETIEAYTWLLKAFLEAHNKQPTHVLTNQDPALRPAVGEVAHNSEFRAAIHKLVWNIYIKPETFERWWGKLLEKYGVEDHEWLRDMYNIKELWVPTYRQRVVDFKAADRAHEFKTGLAIEKHCMLLYSLAIFVEVRKEILKGLLDCYTTGVEEVDGRRIYTVTHLDNRLKLTQCRTLQHAPVTCGAVSDIFAGIFSASSGKQRWTKYWISMWYGVDMSPVTLTRNNLVDCFSEALEDVVGDRAAMEDFIEKIKAWRKELTDARRGKIIVEATKTQVMADMLGVLVQGDSSTLVSCSNPQGVCNKGCGTNKRMIGSGERVAQNHQKPQRLCRICNQYVTGHDLRNCPEKRTNAEP; from the exons ATGACTGACGGCGACGGCGATATCACCAGTGGCAATATGGGTGTTGTCGATAATCGATTGATTAGCACACCGCAACGGAACACCGGTGTTGGTGATGTTAACGGAGGTACTCTGTTTCCAGGGCAGGTCCATATGTCTAGTCATCGGGCGACCGCCTCCATGTATCCCATGACGCAGCACCCGTCGGGTTTGTCGAGTGTGGATCAAGTTCCG GATAG GTACAATCTGATCTTCGTTCCGTTCACCGGGGTCGACAACAACAAATGGTGCGTCACTTTTGGAGCTGGCCTTTTGTTTTGTGAGACAATTGAGGCGTACACGTGGCTGCTAAAGGCTTTTCTCGAGGCGCACAACAAGCAGCCCACCCATGTGCTAACTAACCAAGATCCGGCCTTGCGACCAGCTGTCG GTGAGGTCGCACATAACTCTGAATTCAGGGCTGCCATACATAAACTGGTATGGAACATTTATATTAAACCGGAGACATTCGAGAGGTGGTGGGGAAAGCTGCTAGAGAAGTATGGGGTCGAAGATCACGAGTGGCTGAGAGACATGTACAACATAAAGGAGCTATGGGTCCCAAC ATACAGGCAGAGGGTTGTGGACTTCAAGGCGGCTGATCGCGCACACGAGTTCAAGACTGGTCTGGCGATAGAAAAGCACTGCATGTTATTGTATTCCCTGGCCATTTTCGTTGAGGTTCGCAAAGAGATTCTAAAGGGCCTTTTAGACTGTTACACCACTGGTGTCGAAGAAGTCGACGGCAGAAGGATATATACTGTTACGCATTTGGACAATCG GTTAAAGTTAACCCAGTGTAGGACACTACAACATGCTCCTGTAACCTGTGGTGCCGTATCGGATATCTTTGCAGGCATATTTTCTGCGTCTTCCGGTAAACAAAGGTGGACCAAATACTGGATAAGTATGTG GTATGGGGTAGATATGTCCCCGGTTACGTTGACCAGGAACAACCTAGTAGATTGTTTCTCTGAGGCGCTAGAGGATGTGGTGGGCGACCGGGCAGCAATGGAAGATTTCATTGAGAAAATCAAGGCCTGGAGGAAAGAACTGACTGACGCTCGGCGTGGAAAAATAATCGTTGAGGCGACAAAAACACAGGTTATGGCTGATATGCTTGGAGTACTAGTGCAAGGTGACAGTAGCACCCTCGTTTCCTGCTCAAACCCTCAAGGCGTATGCAATAAGGGATGCGGCACCAACAAACGTATGATTGGGTCGGGGGAGAGGGTTGCCCAGAATCATCAGAAGCCCCAGCGATTATGCAGAATATGCAACCAGTATGTAACCGGGCATGACTTGCGTAACTGCCCGGAGAAACGGACGAACGCAGAACCTTAG